A stretch of the Helicoverpa zea isolate HzStark_Cry1AcR chromosome 29, ilHelZeax1.1, whole genome shotgun sequence genome encodes the following:
- the LOC124644280 gene encoding uncharacterized protein LOC124644280 yields MLVGLRGVSPASDTMSEGTLERNRAEKALITKTPTHSQLFPKNSGVKNYSDKNGNDVTKAVHKGRKTFAFWTLVCLLFILAIGNLILTFTILAVLRLGQGMESMEFLPEHNAIKFFGDTDFEHLYKKDGLIESFRDTPMSISSENGSVMFNLQVKPSRYENKLTVNTSGVFVRGVNALELIDPDSGEVVFSTAAADMNIPDGVNNLHAKQISVKRITSPVDEDLTLRSETSAHLRGAEGTHMESKELFWSADQDIYLKSINGSIVLSGKEGVFIDVRYLPIAATVNRTDKYSQGTGQFKVCVCMPQGKLFRIAVPTGQKVTCSHINMTGDLNPCA; encoded by the exons ATGCTAGTCGGGCTCCGTGGAGTATCGCCAGCCTCCGATACCATGTCTGAAGGCACCTTGGAGAGAAATCGGGCTGAAAAAGCGCTAATAACGAAAACGCCTACCCATAGTCAGTTGTTCCCTAAGAATTCTGGAGTCAAGAATTATTCCGATAAGAATGGAAATGATGTGACGAAAGCTGTGCATAAAGGGAGAAAGACATTCGCTTTTTGGACGCTCGTTTGTCTACTATTTATCCTTGCTATAGGAAATTTAATTCTTACTTTTACCATTTTAGCTGTGTTGAGACTTGGacaag GAATGGAGAGCATGGAGTTCCTGCCGGAACATAATGCTATCAAGTTCTTTGGAGACACAGACTTTGAGCACTTGTACAAGAAGGACGGACTCATTGAGAGCTTCCGAGACACACCAATGAGTATCTCCAGTGAGAATGGATCTGTTATGTTTAATTTGCAAGTCAA ACCATCTCGCTACGAGAACAAGCTGACAGTGAACACATCCGGAGTGTTTGTACGTGGAGTCAACGCTCTGGAGCTGATAGACCCTGACTCCGGAGAAGTGGTGTTCAGTACTGCAGCCGCAGACATGAATATACCCGATGGAGTTAATAACTTGCATGCTAAG CAAATATCAGTGAAACGCATAACATCACCGGTCGACGAGGACCTGACCCTTCGCTCCGAAACGTCCGCCCACCTTCGAGGGGCTGAAGGAACTCACATGGAATCTAAAGAATTATTCTGGAGTGCCGACCAAGATATTTACCTTAAATCTATTAACGGTTCTATAGTATTGAGCGGTAAGGAAGGTGTTTTTATAGATGTTAGATACCTTCCTATAGCGGCTACTGTTAATAGGACAGATAAGTATAGTCAAGGTACGGGACAATTtaaagtgtgtgtatgtatgcCACAAGGTAAATTGTTCAGAATAGCAGTACCTACGGGGCAGAAAGTTACCTGTTCGCATATTAATATGACAGGCGATTTGAATCCTTGTGCCTAA